A genomic window from Corallococcus exiguus includes:
- a CDS encoding sensor histidine kinase, giving the protein MKALPLSSFQGVTAFRHWMRAQDAGRLLASLRVRPLAGHLLRGSALVGAVAWAPCVHSFFAVPFTPALACFLPGAVHRVAFACAHARHRRVGALSWLAWLPGLALEHFFLAGLTALAAPRGALVLGVLLIGLSAVHGRRYRVTWREPFLMVGTLVALLGAAALAWHSQNGLLLAVMGPAALVAQLYLGSLAMRYDQARADADRLRAAVHAQLVEQQERDVGRLTQAMAEILGHHQGMDQVLHDAGTAADMMKAFGTQRSALARTGFEDQSRQLQDSLRQLQEMVKEVRAKSRRFAGTEPEAVDLGLVLESVQAQVSLRFPDVDIHVEMQMSRPLRALLRGGPLTLRRVVENLVVNACEGNGEQGASRVFIRARTEPLSGRLEVEIEDDGPGFPPERLNAPAEELYTTKSQGTGLGLYTSECLLRASGGLLHRHNGPGGGALLRILLPREYP; this is encoded by the coding sequence ATGAAGGCCCTGCCCCTGTCCTCCTTCCAGGGAGTGACGGCCTTCCGCCATTGGATGCGCGCCCAGGACGCGGGCCGGCTCCTCGCGTCCCTGCGCGTGCGCCCCCTCGCGGGCCACCTCCTCCGGGGCTCCGCGCTCGTGGGCGCCGTCGCTTGGGCCCCCTGCGTCCACTCCTTCTTCGCCGTGCCCTTCACGCCCGCGCTCGCGTGCTTCCTGCCCGGCGCCGTCCACCGCGTCGCCTTCGCCTGCGCGCACGCACGCCACCGGCGCGTGGGAGCCTTGAGCTGGCTCGCGTGGCTGCCGGGCCTGGCGCTGGAGCACTTCTTCCTCGCGGGCCTCACCGCGCTCGCCGCGCCTCGCGGGGCGCTCGTCCTCGGCGTGCTGCTCATCGGCCTCTCCGCGGTGCACGGCCGGCGCTACCGGGTGACCTGGCGCGAGCCCTTCCTCATGGTCGGCACGCTCGTGGCCCTGCTCGGCGCGGCGGCACTGGCGTGGCACTCCCAGAACGGGCTGCTCCTCGCCGTCATGGGGCCCGCGGCGCTGGTCGCGCAGCTGTACCTGGGCTCGCTCGCCATGCGCTACGACCAGGCCCGCGCGGACGCGGACCGCCTGCGCGCCGCCGTGCACGCGCAGCTCGTGGAGCAGCAGGAGCGCGACGTGGGCCGCCTCACCCAGGCCATGGCGGAAATCCTCGGCCACCACCAGGGCATGGACCAGGTGCTGCACGACGCAGGCACCGCCGCGGACATGATGAAGGCCTTCGGCACGCAGCGTAGCGCGCTCGCGCGCACCGGCTTCGAGGACCAGTCCCGCCAGCTCCAGGACAGCCTTCGACAGCTCCAGGAGATGGTGAAGGAGGTGCGCGCCAAGAGCCGCCGCTTCGCCGGCACGGAGCCGGAGGCCGTGGACCTGGGGCTGGTGCTGGAGTCCGTGCAGGCCCAGGTGTCCCTGCGCTTCCCCGACGTGGACATCCACGTGGAGATGCAGATGTCACGGCCGCTTCGCGCGCTCCTGCGCGGTGGGCCGCTCACGCTGCGCCGGGTGGTGGAGAACCTGGTTGTCAACGCATGCGAGGGCAATGGCGAACAGGGCGCTTCCCGGGTCTTCATCCGGGCACGCACCGAACCGCTCAGCGGACGCCTGGAGGTGGAGATCGAGGACGACGGACCCGGCTTCCCTCCAGAGCGCCTCAACGCGCCCGCGGAGGAGCTCTACACGACCAAGTCCCAGGGCACGGGACTGGGCCTCTACACCAGCGAGTGCCTGCTCCGCGCCAGCGGAGGACTGCTGCACCGGCACAACGGACCGGGAGGCGGCGCCCTGCTCCGCATCCTGCTGCCCCGGGAGTACCCATGA
- a CDS encoding metallophosphoesterase family protein, with amino-acid sequence MRFSFVHAADLHLDTPFRGVATHGPLLERFQQSTFHALARIVDVCLRERVTFLLLAGDLFDVKDRSVRARLALRTELSRLDRAGIQTFIVHGNHDPLSGDTGTLGLPASVKVFGPEWEDVEVRREGRRLCHVQGVSYPDVEVRENLSARFRRTGEHFSVGLLHANLGGDAGHANYAPCTAADLAAGGLDYWALGHVHTRAEHLLPGGGVAVYPGNPQGRHVHETGERGCVVVDVEDGVARRRFVPVDRVRWHRLDVPLAGVTSLDMLQAVATEVVESRCAEDFDGHAVRLTLAGRGPLHRELVRPGARTQLESDLRERLARAHPPVLLESLRDGSRPEVDLEAVRAGGGFLGTLLEEAQALTHDDAALASLWDDEDLTTLGQRLKRLGVDALETPRPELVAQAGQRGVEQLHEEAS; translated from the coding sequence ATGCGCTTCTCCTTCGTGCACGCCGCGGATCTCCATCTGGACACTCCGTTCCGGGGCGTGGCCACGCACGGCCCGCTCCTGGAGCGCTTCCAGCAGTCCACCTTCCATGCACTCGCGCGCATCGTGGACGTGTGCCTGCGCGAGCGCGTGACGTTCCTGCTGCTGGCCGGGGACCTGTTCGACGTGAAGGACCGCTCGGTGCGCGCGCGGCTGGCGCTGCGCACGGAGCTGTCGCGGCTAGACCGCGCGGGCATCCAGACCTTCATCGTGCACGGCAACCATGATCCGCTGAGCGGCGACACCGGCACGCTGGGTCTGCCCGCGTCGGTGAAGGTGTTCGGCCCGGAGTGGGAGGACGTGGAGGTGCGACGCGAGGGCCGGCGCCTGTGTCACGTGCAGGGCGTTTCCTATCCGGACGTGGAGGTGCGCGAGAACCTGTCCGCGAGATTCCGCCGCACCGGCGAGCACTTCAGCGTGGGCCTGTTGCACGCGAACCTGGGCGGCGACGCGGGCCACGCGAACTACGCGCCCTGCACCGCCGCGGACCTGGCGGCGGGAGGGCTGGACTACTGGGCCCTGGGCCACGTGCACACGCGCGCGGAGCACCTGCTGCCCGGCGGTGGCGTGGCGGTGTACCCGGGCAACCCGCAGGGCAGGCACGTGCACGAGACGGGCGAGCGCGGCTGCGTGGTGGTGGACGTGGAGGACGGCGTCGCGCGCAGGCGCTTCGTACCGGTGGACCGCGTGCGCTGGCACCGGCTGGACGTGCCGCTCGCGGGTGTCACGTCGCTGGACATGCTTCAGGCAGTGGCCACGGAGGTGGTGGAGTCACGCTGCGCGGAGGACTTCGACGGGCACGCGGTGCGCCTCACGCTGGCTGGACGCGGCCCGCTGCATCGGGAGCTCGTGCGGCCGGGAGCGAGGACGCAGCTGGAGTCGGACCTGCGCGAGCGGCTGGCACGCGCGCATCCGCCGGTGCTGCTGGAGTCGCTGCGCGATGGCAGCCGGCCGGAGGTGGACCTGGAGGCGGTGCGCGCCGGAGGCGGCTTCCTGGGCACGCTGTTGGAGGAGGCGCAGGCGCTGACCCATGACGACGCGGCGCTCGCGTCGCTGTGGGACGACGAGGACCTGACGACGCTGGGGCAGCGGCTCAAGCGGCTGGGCGTGGATGCGCTGGAGACGCCCCGGCCGGAGCTGGTGGCGCAGGCGGGCCAGCGCGGCGTGGAGCAACTCCACGAGGAGGCATCATGA
- a CDS encoding outer membrane beta-barrel protein, with protein MRPVTSWLPHLPFLPALAVLLLAPRAHAQSDARPAPLAFADFSWLPGNAGANEKPLSFGPFTGEFRLDTAYHYSFNRPRDDTLSGSSEVFRHGEVQVTQLGIGGDFLYKNVMGRLMTQFGMYSQTTPRNDASPIRGQWGLDNAYRYVSEAYGGYHFDALRGINLQAGIFMSYIGLWSYYNADNWTYQPSYVSSNTPWFFNGVRAQIFVSDTLKIEPWLVNGWQSYGRFNDGQGVGGQVLWRPTGWLSVVGNQYYGSDTLGNPGRTRVHTDDSVMVKYHDAPGGFVSKAAASLTLDAGCEFGGGVDCGSQYFLGFMAYHRAWFLQDRLALTVGGGAITNPGRYLVLLPPINGTTAASGTPYFTANPGDRYRAWDFQVAADVIPQPFITFRVELNHRAANVPYFSGRGGVTPPGGNQGAPGSLVDGWSPDLVKTETRLTGALMVKI; from the coding sequence ATGAGACCCGTCACCTCCTGGCTGCCCCACCTCCCATTCCTACCCGCGCTCGCCGTGCTGTTGCTCGCACCGCGCGCGCATGCGCAGTCCGACGCGCGCCCCGCGCCGCTGGCCTTCGCGGACTTCTCCTGGCTGCCCGGCAACGCGGGCGCCAACGAGAAGCCGCTCAGCTTCGGCCCGTTCACCGGCGAGTTCCGTCTGGATACGGCGTACCACTACAGCTTCAACCGCCCGCGGGACGACACGCTCTCCGGATCCAGCGAGGTGTTCCGCCACGGAGAGGTGCAGGTCACGCAGCTCGGCATTGGCGGGGACTTTCTCTACAAGAACGTCATGGGCCGCTTGATGACCCAGTTCGGCATGTACTCGCAGACCACGCCGCGCAACGACGCGAGCCCCATTCGCGGCCAGTGGGGCCTGGACAACGCCTACCGCTACGTCTCCGAGGCCTACGGCGGCTACCACTTCGATGCTCTGCGAGGCATCAACCTGCAGGCCGGCATCTTCATGAGCTACATCGGCTTGTGGAGCTACTACAACGCGGACAACTGGACCTACCAGCCGTCCTACGTGTCGTCGAACACGCCGTGGTTCTTCAACGGCGTGCGCGCGCAAATCTTCGTCAGCGACACGCTCAAGATTGAACCGTGGCTCGTGAATGGCTGGCAGTCGTATGGCCGCTTCAACGACGGTCAAGGCGTGGGCGGGCAGGTGCTGTGGCGTCCCACGGGCTGGCTGTCGGTGGTGGGCAATCAGTATTACGGCTCGGACACGCTGGGGAATCCGGGCCGCACGCGCGTGCACACCGACGACAGCGTGATGGTGAAGTACCACGACGCGCCGGGCGGCTTCGTCAGCAAGGCGGCGGCGTCACTCACGCTCGACGCTGGCTGTGAGTTCGGCGGCGGCGTGGACTGCGGGTCGCAGTACTTCCTGGGGTTCATGGCGTACCACCGCGCGTGGTTCCTCCAGGACCGGTTGGCGCTGACCGTGGGCGGTGGCGCCATCACCAACCCCGGGCGCTACCTGGTGCTGCTGCCGCCCATCAACGGGACGACCGCGGCCTCCGGCACGCCGTACTTCACCGCGAACCCGGGCGACCGCTACCGCGCCTGGGACTTCCAGGTGGCCGCGGACGTCATCCCCCAGCCGTTCATCACCTTCCGCGTGGAGCTCAACCACCGCGCCGCCAACGTGCCGTACTTCTCCGGACGCGGAGGCGTCACGCCGCCCGGTGGCAACCAGGGCGCGCCGGGCTCGCTCGTGGACGGCTGGAGCCCCGACCTGGTGAAGACGGAGACCCGCCTCACCGGCGCGTTGATGGTGAAGATTTGA
- a CDS encoding DUF695 domain-containing protein — translation MNAPSSAKPWRESFEDYFRWSTEGPQTVGIDLGANPLAPMASHPVLWRLALPLKNPMSNGLLDSDEEDAVFAVQGALEACLRPLGLLGVGHLVDQGVQYVYLYGPKSITARQVRPLVQAHQGAYDVDVARTRDPGWTVYLQTLFPSPLQWQVRMNRQRVALLRAEGDLLDVARKVEHRAHFTWEREAEEAEGRLRGLGFQGFRCQIVPVRGLMWRLDFRRVDTVDDARMDAVCEEILDVVASHWGTYDGWGCLLVTEDF, via the coding sequence ATGAACGCTCCGTCCTCCGCGAAGCCCTGGAGAGAATCCTTCGAGGACTACTTCCGGTGGTCCACGGAGGGGCCGCAGACCGTGGGGATCGACCTGGGCGCCAATCCGCTCGCGCCCATGGCCAGCCACCCCGTGCTCTGGCGACTGGCCCTCCCCTTGAAGAACCCGATGTCGAACGGGCTCCTGGACAGCGATGAGGAGGACGCGGTGTTCGCGGTGCAGGGCGCGCTGGAGGCGTGTTTGCGTCCCCTGGGGCTGCTGGGGGTCGGGCACCTCGTGGATCAAGGCGTGCAGTACGTCTACCTGTATGGCCCGAAGTCCATCACGGCCAGGCAGGTGCGGCCGCTCGTGCAGGCCCATCAGGGGGCCTATGACGTGGACGTGGCGCGGACGCGGGACCCCGGCTGGACGGTGTATCTCCAGACGCTCTTCCCGTCGCCCTTGCAGTGGCAGGTGAGGATGAACCGCCAGCGGGTCGCGCTTCTGCGAGCGGAGGGGGACCTGCTGGACGTGGCCCGGAAGGTGGAGCACCGCGCGCACTTCACGTGGGAGCGGGAGGCGGAGGAAGCAGAGGGCCGGCTGCGGGGCCTGGGGTTCCAGGGCTTCCGGTGTCAGATCGTTCCCGTGCGCGGGCTGATGTGGCGCCTGGACTTCCGCCGGGTGGACACCGTGGACGACGCGAGGATGGACGCGGTGTGCGAGGAGATCCTCGACGTCGTGGCGTCGCACTGGGGCACGTATGACGGCTGGGGCTGCCTGCTCGTGACGGAGGACTTCTAG
- a CDS encoding SAM-dependent methyltransferase produces MKPLSAFTPTPSTPLTRGRAANEAVAPSSGPALLTSFDVRAYHEALAARGLARQGTNPRVYCHTGLVDRLPPPGTPGPELRERLRDSQEAMLVELARAMGPFPDGGEVLDVGSVLGGSALYWAQEHRARVTAMVTVPTHLEQVRRFAHEAGMGAHVQVRLCTGEPPRPRECYDAVIAVENTCALPRAEWLRGMHARLKPGGVLAIADCFWVRPDAVHPSENAWSRHLGSVTAFLADAREAGLELEAHDDVSARAVGFWTLSSELRVHEHLARAPTDAHSLRAALNAVRAESRREHLWLQQGLLDGGLEYALLVLRREP; encoded by the coding sequence ATGAAGCCCCTCAGCGCATTCACTCCGACGCCGTCCACGCCCCTGACGCGCGGGCGCGCCGCGAATGAAGCGGTGGCCCCGTCCAGCGGCCCGGCCCTGCTCACCTCGTTCGACGTGCGCGCCTACCATGAAGCCCTCGCCGCGCGCGGACTCGCCCGCCAGGGCACGAACCCCCGCGTGTACTGCCACACGGGCCTGGTGGACCGGCTGCCTCCGCCCGGCACACCGGGGCCGGAGCTGCGCGAGCGGCTGAGGGACTCGCAGGAAGCGATGCTCGTGGAGCTGGCGCGCGCCATGGGCCCCTTCCCGGACGGCGGCGAGGTGCTCGACGTGGGCAGCGTCCTGGGCGGCAGCGCGCTGTACTGGGCCCAGGAGCACCGCGCGCGCGTGACGGCGATGGTGACCGTGCCCACGCACCTGGAGCAGGTGCGCCGCTTCGCGCACGAGGCGGGCATGGGCGCGCACGTGCAGGTCCGGCTGTGTACGGGCGAGCCGCCCCGGCCCCGCGAGTGCTACGACGCCGTCATCGCCGTGGAGAACACCTGCGCCCTGCCCCGCGCGGAGTGGCTGCGCGGCATGCACGCCCGGCTCAAGCCCGGCGGAGTGCTCGCCATCGCGGACTGCTTCTGGGTGCGGCCCGACGCCGTGCATCCCTCCGAGAACGCGTGGAGCCGGCACCTGGGCAGCGTGACCGCGTTCCTCGCCGACGCGCGCGAGGCGGGCCTGGAGCTGGAGGCGCATGACGACGTGTCCGCGCGAGCGGTGGGCTTCTGGACGCTGAGCTCGGAGCTGCGCGTCCACGAGCACCTGGCTCGCGCACCCACGGACGCCCACAGCCTGCGCGCCGCGCTCAACGCCGTGCGCGCCGAGTCGCGCCGCGAGCACCTGTGGCTGCAACAGGGCCTGCTGGATGGCGGGCTGGAGTACGCGCTGCTCGTGCTGCGCCGCGAGCCCTGA
- a CDS encoding AAA family ATPase codes for MKPGLRINRFQVDGFGHFRGYSGTPGPGLTLLYGPNEAGKSTLLAFLRGVLFGFEKRGQPERYEPEGAIFGGELWLETASGPLVVHRHGGKRASEGTLTVRGLDGQPLPETLLDQALADVPRELFFEVFAFRLDELSSFQRLAQQRGVSEALFAAGMQGARRLPEAVERLRKDAEALYAPRGQKPELNRVMKDLEEVQQALREAGDRPALYFSTRDQLAERIAEGHALEVARKHTEHELDHASRLESALSDLTVLARDRAELATLPVLDTFPPGAETRLEDVLQRRKTYRAQQAQLHERLAPIEEARERLAAPWPVRERAESLRTALATYSGHSEQLRSLPARRASLTSRRRQLEQSLGELGLAVDAGGLLALDLGARARGELESLAGRLDAADTALAQAESEQARTREERARLETTLGRVQAELTALPETRPAQVRQRQAAVGRMRAVRGDLERLAEQRLEQRRQMDGVRAPTDAVPLRSLVPLSWVVSAALVALGFAALAAWIAGPSVGVLCAVGGLLLVGLLLLVRHRVETARKASLEAQAARHRWRQQEEERFRSAQAAMSAREELLQRELLNASSAAGLSPGASLSDLAAQESLLAEQLTQAERRELLVREEDTLRTAWDTAVRDDQRVEEARLRASQREEVLREEWMAFLVARRFPEALSAASALTLWLDAAALRQRLLDLRTDEEEFTVAEAACDAVTTRLLQEARAAGMPPGQAETVAARVSVALEEVRSRAADQRHLDGQRGELLAEKARLDQLALDEDQAWEALLTEGGCQDEATFRRRAVQARRYAELAARVREHVQRVQALTGLGENAAHEEVHAAGGETGLKEQLATLRERHKAEGDRHKAVLTEQGSLKTQLSQWENDDRVSRLRIQEETLRAKAAELATRYAADRLTLALLGRARRRFEEEQQPRVIQLASELFSELTAGRYRRVFIPAGDARELRVSDGARDWSAEQLSRGTREQLFLAFRLAVIRDFGETRGALPLITDDVLVNFDPERARGAVRLFARLAEAHQVIAFTCHPWLREQFEAEGAHVLELPGATKSPREGAQPLRVVSGG; via the coding sequence ATGAAGCCGGGCCTGCGCATCAACCGCTTCCAGGTGGACGGCTTCGGGCACTTCCGCGGGTACTCGGGGACGCCGGGGCCGGGGCTCACGCTGTTGTACGGCCCCAACGAGGCGGGCAAGAGCACGCTGCTGGCGTTCCTGCGCGGCGTGCTGTTCGGCTTCGAGAAGCGCGGCCAGCCGGAGCGCTACGAACCGGAGGGCGCGATCTTCGGCGGCGAGCTGTGGCTGGAGACAGCCTCCGGCCCGCTGGTGGTGCACCGACACGGCGGCAAGCGCGCGTCGGAGGGCACGCTCACGGTGCGCGGCCTGGATGGACAGCCGCTGCCGGAGACGCTGCTCGACCAGGCGCTGGCGGACGTGCCGCGCGAGCTGTTCTTCGAGGTGTTCGCCTTCCGCCTGGATGAGCTGTCCTCGTTCCAGCGGCTCGCGCAGCAGCGCGGCGTGTCGGAGGCGCTGTTCGCCGCGGGCATGCAGGGCGCGCGCAGGTTGCCGGAGGCGGTGGAGCGGCTGCGCAAGGACGCCGAAGCGCTGTACGCGCCGCGCGGGCAGAAGCCCGAGCTGAACCGCGTGATGAAGGACCTGGAGGAGGTACAGCAGGCGCTGCGCGAAGCAGGAGACCGGCCCGCGCTCTACTTCTCCACGCGTGACCAGCTGGCGGAGCGCATCGCGGAGGGCCACGCGCTGGAGGTGGCGCGCAAGCACACCGAGCATGAGCTGGACCACGCCTCGCGGCTGGAGTCCGCGCTGAGTGACCTGACGGTGCTCGCACGCGACCGGGCGGAGCTGGCCACGCTGCCGGTGCTGGACACCTTCCCGCCGGGCGCGGAGACACGGCTGGAGGACGTGCTCCAGCGGCGCAAGACGTACCGCGCCCAGCAGGCACAGCTGCACGAAAGGCTCGCGCCCATCGAAGAAGCACGGGAGCGGCTGGCGGCCCCATGGCCCGTGCGCGAACGCGCGGAGTCCCTGCGCACGGCGCTGGCCACGTACTCCGGACACTCCGAACAGCTTCGCTCGCTGCCCGCGCGCAGGGCATCGCTCACGTCACGGCGGCGGCAGCTGGAGCAGTCACTGGGAGAGCTGGGGCTCGCGGTGGACGCGGGCGGATTGCTCGCGCTGGACCTGGGCGCGCGGGCGCGCGGAGAACTGGAGTCGCTCGCGGGACGGCTGGACGCGGCGGACACGGCGCTCGCGCAGGCGGAGTCGGAGCAGGCGCGCACGCGCGAGGAACGGGCGCGACTGGAGACGACGCTGGGGCGGGTCCAGGCGGAGCTGACCGCGCTGCCTGAGACGCGGCCCGCGCAGGTGCGGCAGCGGCAGGCAGCGGTGGGACGGATGCGCGCGGTGCGCGGAGACCTGGAGCGGCTGGCCGAGCAGCGGCTGGAGCAGCGCCGCCAGATGGACGGCGTGCGGGCGCCCACGGACGCGGTGCCGCTGCGCTCGCTGGTGCCGCTGTCGTGGGTGGTGTCGGCGGCGCTCGTGGCGCTGGGGTTCGCGGCGCTCGCGGCGTGGATCGCGGGTCCGTCGGTGGGCGTGCTGTGCGCGGTGGGCGGCCTGCTGCTGGTGGGGCTGCTGCTGCTCGTGCGCCACCGCGTGGAGACGGCGCGCAAGGCCAGCCTGGAGGCACAGGCGGCGCGGCACCGCTGGCGGCAGCAGGAGGAGGAGCGGTTCCGCTCGGCGCAGGCGGCGATGAGCGCGCGCGAGGAACTGCTCCAGCGGGAGCTGTTGAACGCCTCCAGCGCGGCGGGCCTGTCCCCGGGCGCGTCGCTGTCGGACCTGGCCGCGCAGGAGTCGCTGCTCGCGGAGCAGCTGACGCAGGCCGAGCGGCGCGAGCTGCTGGTGCGCGAGGAGGACACGCTGCGCACGGCCTGGGACACGGCGGTGCGAGACGACCAGCGCGTGGAGGAGGCACGGCTGCGCGCGAGCCAGCGCGAGGAGGTGCTGCGCGAGGAGTGGATGGCGTTCCTGGTGGCTCGCCGCTTCCCGGAGGCCCTCTCCGCGGCGTCGGCGCTGACGTTGTGGCTGGATGCCGCGGCGCTGCGGCAGCGGCTGCTGGACCTGCGCACGGACGAGGAGGAGTTCACGGTGGCGGAGGCCGCGTGCGACGCGGTGACGACGCGGCTGTTGCAGGAAGCGCGGGCCGCGGGCATGCCCCCGGGACAGGCGGAGACGGTGGCCGCGCGGGTGTCCGTGGCGCTGGAGGAGGTGCGCTCGAGGGCGGCCGACCAGCGGCACCTGGACGGTCAGCGCGGCGAGCTGTTGGCGGAGAAGGCGCGGCTGGACCAACTGGCGCTGGACGAAGACCAGGCGTGGGAGGCGCTGCTCACGGAAGGCGGCTGCCAGGACGAGGCCACCTTCCGCCGCCGCGCGGTGCAGGCGCGAAGGTACGCGGAGCTGGCGGCCCGGGTGCGCGAGCACGTCCAGCGGGTGCAGGCACTCACCGGCCTGGGTGAGAACGCGGCGCACGAGGAGGTACACGCGGCGGGCGGTGAGACGGGCCTGAAGGAACAGCTCGCCACGCTGCGCGAGCGTCACAAGGCCGAAGGCGACCGCCACAAGGCGGTGCTCACGGAGCAGGGCAGCCTGAAGACGCAGCTGTCGCAGTGGGAGAACGACGACCGCGTGTCGCGGCTGCGCATCCAGGAGGAGACGCTGCGCGCGAAGGCGGCGGAGCTGGCCACGCGCTACGCGGCGGACCGGCTGACGCTGGCGTTGCTCGGGAGGGCGCGCCGGAGGTTCGAGGAGGAGCAGCAGCCGCGCGTCATCCAACTGGCGAGCGAGCTGTTCTCCGAGCTGACGGCGGGGCGCTACCGCCGCGTCTTCATCCCGGCCGGGGACGCGCGCGAGCTGCGGGTGAGCGACGGCGCCAGGGACTGGAGCGCGGAGCAGCTGTCCCGGGGCACGCGCGAGCAGCTGTTCCTCGCGTTCCGGCTGGCCGTCATCCGCGACTTCGGGGAGACGCGGGGCGCGCTGCCGCTCATCACGGACGACGTGCTGGTGAACTTCGATCCAGAGCGGGCCCGGGGCGCGGTGCGGCTCTTCGCGAGGCTGGCGGAAGCCCACCAGGTCATCGCCTTCACCTGCCACCCGTGGCTGCGCGAACAGTTCGAAGCGGAAGGCGCCCACGTCCTGGAGCTGCCCGGCGCCACGAAGTCTCCCCGCGAAGGCGCCCAACCGTTACGGGTGGTCTCCGGCGGATAG